Proteins encoded together in one Salvelinus namaycush isolate Seneca chromosome 26, SaNama_1.0, whole genome shotgun sequence window:
- the LOC120021486 gene encoding M-phase inducer phosphatase 1-A-like isoform X2, translated as MDEGNLLMDGYSLSMPGPHSPDYHASPMSELANFFTGLSAFHTGDTPRRCLDLSNLSTGSVDDAATQGSPHKDKPTSPVALDSPAPSRMKTLQSFLPRLLCSSPKLHPSERPFSNKENVAPGQRAQGKPECLLPAPDSQLQGDGEPCALGSPIFPAPPSRTQHSPGDVDGFMEILEQEADEGSIAVAMSCSMAQLLSEPLMNQEVDLSSVSVCRQGGRRLFRSPSMPERLARPLKRTSPSPANPRPLKRHCTFSAVSEEVGEGDQGAGINNDRRVTHLHKRTHSLCDVEQQLGGDGINAELIGDFSKVHALPTVTGRHQGLKYITVDTMSALLEGKFSCLVESFVVVDCRYPYEYQGGHIKGALSLPNTDKAVDQLLSQRLKAHSPYKRLVLVLHCEFSSERAPRTCHLLRSVDRSMNEYPALHYPELYVLKGGYRDFYHSHQEHCEPQSYCPMHHEDHREELLRCRTHGRALAEERRRRHHIQTLVKLKL; from the exons ATGGATGAGGGAAA CCTACTGATGGATGGTTACAGTTTATCTATGCCTGGCCCTCACTCACCGGACTACCATGCCTCCCCAATGTCAGAACTCGCCAACTTCTTTACGGGACTCAGCGCCTTTCACACAGG TGACACTCCTCGGAGATGTCTGGACCTGTCCAACCTCAGCACTGGGAGTGTAGACGATGCCGCTACACAGGGATCACCACACAAAG ACAAGCCTACTTCTCCAGTGGCCTTGGACTCTCCTGCACCAAG TCGCATGAAGACGTTGCAGTCCTTCCTG CCCAGGTTGCTGTGTAGCAGTCCAAAGCTTCACCCCAGTGAACGTCCATTCAGTAACAAGGAGAAT GTGGCCCCAGGGCAGAGAGCGCAGGGCAAGCCAGAGTGTTTGCTGCCTGCTCCAGACTCCCAGCTCCAAGGTGATGGTGAGCCCTGTGCCCTGGGGAGCCCCATCTTCCCTGCACCTCCCTCCCGAACCCAGCACTCCCCAGGGGATGTAGATGGATTCATGGAAATCCTGGAGCAGGAAGCTGATGAG GGTTCTATTGCTGTCGCCATGTCATGTAGCATGGCACAGTTGCTGTCTGAACCCCTCATGAACCAGGAAGTGGATCTCTCCTCT GTTTCAGTGTGTCGCCAGGGGGGACGCCGTCTCTTCCGATCTCCTTCCATGCCAGAGCGGTTGGCACGTCCACTGAAACGCACCTCCCCCTCCCCAGCCAATCCCCGGCCACTCAAACGACACTGCACCTTCTCCGCCGTCTCAGAGGAGGTGGGAGAGGGAGACCAAGGGGCTGGAATCAACAATGATAGGAGGGTAACG CACCTGCATAAGAGGACCCACTCTTTGTGTGACGTGGAGCAGCAGCTGGGTGGGGATGGGATCAATGCAGAACTCATTGGAGACTTCAGCAAG GTGCATGCCCTACCCACTGTGACAGGGAGACATCAAGGCTTGAAGTACATCACGGTTGACACA ATGAGTGCTCTTCTGGAAGGGAAGTTCAGCTGTTTGGTTGAGTCTTTTGTTGTGGTGGACTGCCGCTACCCATATGAGTATCAGGGAGGACACATTAAG GGTGCGCTGAGCCTTCCCAACACAGACAAGGCAGTGGATCAACTGCTATCCCAGAGGCTAAAAGCCCACTCTCCTTATAAGAGGCTTGTGCTAGTGCTGCACTGTGAATTCTCCTCTGAAAGAGCACCCAGAAC GTGTCACCTCCTGCGCAGTGTGGACCGCAGTATGAACGAGTACCCAGCCCTGCACTACCCTGAGCTCTATGTCCTCAAGGGTGGCTACAGAGACTTCTACCACTCTCACCAG gAGCACTGTGAGCCCCAGTCCTACTGCCCCATGCACCACGAGGACCACAGAGAGGAGCTTCTGCGGTGCCGCACACACGGCAGGGCCTTGGCCGAGGAGCGCCGCAGACGCCACCACATTCAAACTCTCGTCAAACTCAAACTCTGA
- the LOC120021486 gene encoding M-phase inducer phosphatase 1-A-like isoform X1 has translation MDEGNLLMDGYSLSMPGPHSPDYHASPMSELANFFTGLSAFHTGDTPRRCLDLSNLSTGSVDDAATQGSPHKDKPTSPVALDSPAPSRMKTLQSFLPRLLCSSPKLHPSERPFSNKENVAPGQRAQGKPECLLPAPDSQLQGDGEPCALGSPIFPAPPSRTQHSPGDVDGFMEILEQEADEGSIAVAMSCSMAQLLSEPLMNQEVDLSSVSVCRQGGRRLFRSPSMPERLARPLKRTSPSPANPRPLKRHCTFSAVSEEVGEGDQGAGINNDRRVTQHLHKRTHSLCDVEQQLGGDGINAELIGDFSKVHALPTVTGRHQGLKYITVDTMSALLEGKFSCLVESFVVVDCRYPYEYQGGHIKGALSLPNTDKAVDQLLSQRLKAHSPYKRLVLVLHCEFSSERAPRTCHLLRSVDRSMNEYPALHYPELYVLKGGYRDFYHSHQEHCEPQSYCPMHHEDHREELLRCRTHGRALAEERRRRHHIQTLVKLKL, from the exons ATGGATGAGGGAAA CCTACTGATGGATGGTTACAGTTTATCTATGCCTGGCCCTCACTCACCGGACTACCATGCCTCCCCAATGTCAGAACTCGCCAACTTCTTTACGGGACTCAGCGCCTTTCACACAGG TGACACTCCTCGGAGATGTCTGGACCTGTCCAACCTCAGCACTGGGAGTGTAGACGATGCCGCTACACAGGGATCACCACACAAAG ACAAGCCTACTTCTCCAGTGGCCTTGGACTCTCCTGCACCAAG TCGCATGAAGACGTTGCAGTCCTTCCTG CCCAGGTTGCTGTGTAGCAGTCCAAAGCTTCACCCCAGTGAACGTCCATTCAGTAACAAGGAGAAT GTGGCCCCAGGGCAGAGAGCGCAGGGCAAGCCAGAGTGTTTGCTGCCTGCTCCAGACTCCCAGCTCCAAGGTGATGGTGAGCCCTGTGCCCTGGGGAGCCCCATCTTCCCTGCACCTCCCTCCCGAACCCAGCACTCCCCAGGGGATGTAGATGGATTCATGGAAATCCTGGAGCAGGAAGCTGATGAG GGTTCTATTGCTGTCGCCATGTCATGTAGCATGGCACAGTTGCTGTCTGAACCCCTCATGAACCAGGAAGTGGATCTCTCCTCT GTTTCAGTGTGTCGCCAGGGGGGACGCCGTCTCTTCCGATCTCCTTCCATGCCAGAGCGGTTGGCACGTCCACTGAAACGCACCTCCCCCTCCCCAGCCAATCCCCGGCCACTCAAACGACACTGCACCTTCTCCGCCGTCTCAGAGGAGGTGGGAGAGGGAGACCAAGGGGCTGGAATCAACAATGATAGGAGGGTAACG CAGCACCTGCATAAGAGGACCCACTCTTTGTGTGACGTGGAGCAGCAGCTGGGTGGGGATGGGATCAATGCAGAACTCATTGGAGACTTCAGCAAG GTGCATGCCCTACCCACTGTGACAGGGAGACATCAAGGCTTGAAGTACATCACGGTTGACACA ATGAGTGCTCTTCTGGAAGGGAAGTTCAGCTGTTTGGTTGAGTCTTTTGTTGTGGTGGACTGCCGCTACCCATATGAGTATCAGGGAGGACACATTAAG GGTGCGCTGAGCCTTCCCAACACAGACAAGGCAGTGGATCAACTGCTATCCCAGAGGCTAAAAGCCCACTCTCCTTATAAGAGGCTTGTGCTAGTGCTGCACTGTGAATTCTCCTCTGAAAGAGCACCCAGAAC GTGTCACCTCCTGCGCAGTGTGGACCGCAGTATGAACGAGTACCCAGCCCTGCACTACCCTGAGCTCTATGTCCTCAAGGGTGGCTACAGAGACTTCTACCACTCTCACCAG gAGCACTGTGAGCCCCAGTCCTACTGCCCCATGCACCACGAGGACCACAGAGAGGAGCTTCTGCGGTGCCGCACACACGGCAGGGCCTTGGCCGAGGAGCGCCGCAGACGCCACCACATTCAAACTCTCGTCAAACTCAAACTCTGA